The Candidatus Ozemobacteraceae bacterium sequence GTCGTCTACGACTTCCGAAGTCGCGATCTCGCCGCCGGCGGCCAGGGGGCGCCCCTCGTGCCGCTCGGAGACCTGCGGTTCTTCGGGCATCTCGCCGTCGACGAAACGATCGTCGTTCTCAACGTCGGCGGCATCGCGAATGTCACGGTCATCCGTCCCGGGCCGGCCGGGCCGCATGTTTCGGCCGCGTTCGACACCGGCCCCGGCAACATGCTCATGGACGCCCTTGCGCGTGAGCTGAGCGGCGGAGCCGAAACCTACGACAGGGATGGCCACATCGCCGTAACCGGCCGCTCCGACCAGGCCGTTGTCTCCGACCTGCTGTCGGACCCGTATTTTCACGTCGCGCCCCCCAAATCGACCGGGCGGGACAGGTTTGGCGAAGACCGGCTTCATGCGATTCTGGCCGGAACGCAGGGCACCGTTTCCGGGCCGGATATGATGTCCTCCCTGCTCGACGTGACGGTTGTCTCGATCGCCGAAGCCGTTCGAATCCACGTGAATCCGGGCGGAAAAGCCCGGCGGGTCGTCATCGCGGGTGGCGGCGCCCTGAACGGGGAGCTGTGCCGCAGGCTTGCGTTGCTGCTTCCCGAAGGCTGCCTCCTCGAACGTTCTGACGCTCACGGCGTGCCGGTTTCGGCGCGCGAGGCCATGGGCTTTGCGGCTCTCGGAGAGGCATTCCTGCGCGGCCGTCCAGGAAATATACCGGCTGCTACAGGCGCCACGGGGCCGATGACGCTCGGAGCGATCGTTCCCGCCTAATCCGAGATCTCCAGGTCAAGGACGCGGGCCGTGATCGATTTCGTGCTGCGCATGAAGCGGTTCGGCGGCGGTTCGATGGCGAACATCTTCTCGACCCCGGGCAGAAGCGTGTCGTTGTCGAGAATGAGCGTTTCGAACGAGCGGTCGCCCTCCTTGCCCGACAGCATGATCTCCACCACGACGCGCCGAATGGCGAAATCTGAGATGTTCTTGCAGTAGAGGTTCACCTGGTTCAACGCGAGATGCGGGTCGACCTCGATCTTCAGGACCTGCGTCAGCGTGCGCTCGAAAATCTCGTTCCAGACGGCGAGTTGTTTCGGCTGCTGGCGCGCCCAGGCGATGTTGCTCCGGTAAAACTGGATCAGTTCGTTGTAATACCCGCGTTTTTCCATAGCTAAAGCTATAGGAATGAGCCACCCGCGGTTCATCGTCGCGTAATACCGGTTCAGGCTCGTCTCGATCGCTTCGTTCAGGCCGCTTTCGCCGGCGTTCGCGCGGGCGATCGTCTGGGTGATGGAGGCCCAGCCGTTACCCTGGCTTTCGGTCTGGGGAACGTATGCCGCCGGTGGCTTGAGTTTCATCGCCAGATCGACCCACTCGCGGAGCGTCACCGCCTCGACTTCGTCGACGACAGAAAACTCGTAGTAGCCGTCCCCGTCCGTCCGGTAGATGCGGCCGACGTAGCCGCTTCCGCCTGAGGTCGGGAAAATATACGCCCGGTGGTTCGTGTCCCAGGTGGTTTCGAACACCTTGCTGCCGATGCCTTCGCTTGCGAAAAAGTGCGCCTTGCACAACATGCGCACAGGATGATACGTCGCGTTCAGAATCGTATCGAGAAATTCGAGCGGCTCCGAGGGCATGAACCACTGGATCACACCGGAATCCTGCAGGGAAAGCATCGGCTGGCGTTTTCTCGCGGCGATCGAGATGGTTCGGGAAATGCGTCGCGCGTTGATGCGGAACACCGCGACATCCGGCATTACCCGGACGGGCGTGTAGGTCTTCGGAATATGGAACGTGAAGCCGTGAATGACGACCTTCATCGTTGCCGGAACGTCGCCTGTCGCCACGAGAGAGACGTGCTCCGGCAGGGAGAGGATCAGTTCCTCGGAAAGGTTCATCTTTTTGACGATGTGACTTTTCACGAGGTAGGGGATGAGGATGAACAGGCAGAACGGGACGAACGCGACTGCCGCCGAGACGAGGATTTTCGTGACAGGAGAGATTTTCTTCTCCTCCACCTTCCATTCGCGTTGCTTTTTTGCCATTCTGTCGGGCTCCGCCTTACTGGGCGTCAGGGGTTTCGGGGGCGCCCTCGAGTTCTTGGATTCGTTCGAGGGCGGTCTCGGCGAGGGTCGACTCACGGAACTCCCTGCGGAGGCGCTTGAACACCTCGATGGCCTCGTCGATCCGGCCGAGGCCGATCAGAACTTCCCCGCGCTGGAACAGGAGATGGTCGCCGAGCCTGGCCTTCAGGTCGTCGGGGCATTTGTCGATCAGGGAAAGAGCCTCGCTCCACCGATCCGCTTGAATGGCTCTCACGATGTCCATGTAGATGGAAAGGGCTGCGGGGCTGTCTATATGCCTCGATATGAAGGCTGACTCGCGGCCGGCTTTTTCAGAAAGGTCCGAGGCGGAACATTCAACGGTCACGCGGCGGTACAATTCGAGCGCCGTCTTGAAGTCCTTCAACCCGGCCCGGCATTCGGCGGCGGCGACGAGCGCTTCTGCCTTCGCTTCGGGCGGGAGACGCATCGGCATGCCGCTCATGCCGAGGACGGCTTCGTAATCCTTGAGCGCGTCGAGATACCGCCCGCGCTGGGCGGCAAGACCGCCGCGGTTCATGATCTGGTTGAAATGCGTAGCCTCGGTCAGGCTTTCTCCGCATTTGACCAAATGGTTCCCCTGTAGCCGGTAAACTTCGAGTTGGAACAGGTCGGGCGGGCCGAAATCATGGATCGTGACGGGGATTTTCACGCACAGTTCGGGGCCGTTCTTTCCCTGGACCACGCTGATGTCACGGCCGATGACGGGATTGTCTTCACCTTCGCCCGGCGGGAAGATGCGGCGAATGTCCGGCGAGCCGCCGTAGATGAAGGGCATCAGATCATCCCCTGCATGGTGACGGGCGATGGCGATCACTTCCGGGAAGCCGTCGTTGTCGAGGTCGGCCTTCAGCAATGAGGCGAACTCGAGCCCCTCGAACGTCGAAAGCACGTGCAGATGGCCGCCCTGCTTTTCGATCAGCAGTTGGGCAGCGTCTGCGTCCGCGTCGAGCGACGAAGGCCTGGCCACGACGGCGCCGACCCCTTCGAGTTCGAGACGAAGAGAGCGGTTCCGGCCATCGTTTTCCGTCGTCGGGGCCGCAAGGAGCGTCGATGCGAGAGCGACGGCGAGAGCGAGACCCGGGAAAAGCGATCGAACGAGTGGGCGCCTGTTCATGGCTTGGCGGGGGTGTCGCCGCCCTGACGTGCGCGCAGATCGAAGGCGGAAAGGCTGGCCCTGAGACGATCCAGGGCCTCCGCAACGACGATCTGAAGCGGCGCCTCCCTGCTGCAGCCGGACGCGGCGAGGTGGCCGCCACCGCCCATGGCGACGGCGATCTCCTTCACGTCGAAGCCGCCGCGCGACCTGAACTCACAATACGTCTTCCCGTCGAATCCTTCAAAGACGCCGACGCCGGCGATCACGCCCTGGACCGACGTCAGATGGCCCCAGAGACCGCAGCTGGCCACGTTGTTGAACGCCGCGCCGCACTCCTCGATGTCGCGCCGCGAAAGAACGATGCAGGCCAGCCGGCCATCGGCCTCGAGACGCAGATTCTGAAGCCCTTTTCCGAGAAGTTTCAGCTCGGGAAGAGTCTTCGAACCGTTCAGCCGCGACAGGATCGGCGCGGTGTCGAGGCCGGTCTCGAGAAGTTGTGCCGCAACGGAATGCGCCGACGACTTCAGCCCTTCGTTCTGGAAGGAACGCGTGTCGGTGATGAGACCCAGATACAGCCCCGTCGCGACGTCGGCGTCGAGCGGCAGACCGGCCTGGCGGATCAGCCGCACGATCATCTCGCAGGTCGAGCTGGCGGTGGTGTCGACGAAGTTCACGTCGCCGAATATGGTGTTGCTCGCATGATGATCGATGTTGACAAGGACCGCGCCAGTGTCGTCAAGGTCGGCCTCGAAGCCCGTTCTTGCCAGATCGCCGGCGTCGAGCACGAAGATCACCTCGTGGTCGATCTCGATCTCGCCGGGCTTGCCGATGTGGTCCTCGTCGAGAACGAAGGCGAACCGCTCGGGGGCCGGGTCGGCCAGGGCGACCTGGACGCTCTTGCCGGCTTTGCGCAACGATTTGGCCAGTCCGGATACCGAGCCGATGGCGTCCCCGTCGGGACGCACGTGCGATATGAGGAGGAACCGGTTTGCGCCGTTGATCGTCGAGACGACGTCGGAAATCTGCTCGGAGAAATCAGTCTGGATTGTGTCGGAGAATGCCATCGATATTCTTGCTCATCTCTTTCAGATACGTCGCGGGGTCGCCCATTTCGAGGGTCGCCCGCTCGAGAACGTCGGCCATCAGGTCGCGAACCTCGAACCAGCAGCTCAGCCGCGGCTCGAAGGCGATATACTCGAGTTCCTCGTAGGGGGCCCGGAGGTTCGGATCCTTTGCCAGC is a genomic window containing:
- a CDS encoding anhydro-N-acetylmuramic acid kinase, with the protein product MIAIPWPSDADLRILGLMSGTSGDGIDGALVTFSTDGGFRLEWHEAEPFPPAVRNRLQRLMREGTPDDVALAATWVAELYARAVDAFRGRHPESRIDALAAHGQTLAHVPAPRDWDGIPVRGTLQALNAQLLAERARLPVVYDFRSRDLAAGGQGAPLVPLGDLRFFGHLAVDETIVVLNVGGIANVTVIRPGPAGPHVSAAFDTGPGNMLMDALARELSGGAETYDRDGHIAVTGRSDQAVVSDLLSDPYFHVAPPKSTGRDRFGEDRLHAILAGTQGTVSGPDMMSSLLDVTVVSIAEAVRIHVNPGGKARRVVIAGGGALNGELCRRLALLLPEGCLLERSDAHGVPVSAREAMGFAALGEAFLRGRPGNIPAATGATGPMTLGAIVPA
- a CDS encoding bifunctional oligoribonuclease/PAP phosphatase NrnA yields the protein MAFSDTIQTDFSEQISDVVSTINGANRFLLISHVRPDGDAIGSVSGLAKSLRKAGKSVQVALADPAPERFAFVLDEDHIGKPGEIEIDHEVIFVLDAGDLARTGFEADLDDTGAVLVNIDHHASNTIFGDVNFVDTTASSTCEMIVRLIRQAGLPLDADVATGLYLGLITDTRSFQNEGLKSSAHSVAAQLLETGLDTAPILSRLNGSKTLPELKLLGKGLQNLRLEADGRLACIVLSRRDIEECGAAFNNVASCGLWGHLTSVQGVIAGVGVFEGFDGKTYCEFRSRGGFDVKEIAVAMGGGGHLAASGCSREAPLQIVVAEALDRLRASLSAFDLRARQGGDTPAKP
- a CDS encoding tetratricopeptide repeat protein: MNRRPLVRSLFPGLALAVALASTLLAAPTTENDGRNRSLRLELEGVGAVVARPSSLDADADAAQLLIEKQGGHLHVLSTFEGLEFASLLKADLDNDGFPEVIAIARHHAGDDLMPFIYGGSPDIRRIFPPGEGEDNPVIGRDISVVQGKNGPELCVKIPVTIHDFGPPDLFQLEVYRLQGNHLVKCGESLTEATHFNQIMNRGGLAAQRGRYLDALKDYEAVLGMSGMPMRLPPEAKAEALVAAAECRAGLKDFKTALELYRRVTVECSASDLSEKAGRESAFISRHIDSPAALSIYMDIVRAIQADRWSEALSLIDKCPDDLKARLGDHLLFQRGEVLIGLGRIDEAIEVFKRLRREFRESTLAETALERIQELEGAPETPDAQ